From Oxyura jamaicensis isolate SHBP4307 breed ruddy duck chromosome 19, BPBGC_Ojam_1.0, whole genome shotgun sequence, the proteins below share one genomic window:
- the LOC118176422 gene encoding C-C motif chemokine 4 homolog: MKASVAALAVLIAAFCYQTSAAPIGSDPPTSCCFTYIQRELPRSFVTDYYETNSLCSQPGVVFITRKGREVCANPEHDWVQKYVTELELN; the protein is encoded by the exons ATGAAGGCCTCTGTGGCTGCCCTGGCTGTTCTCATTGCCGCCTTCTGCTACCAGACCTCTGCTGCACCAA TTGGCTCTGACCCACCAACCTCCTGCTGTTTCACCTACATCCAACGGGAGCTGCCCCGTAGCTTTGTGACTGACTACTACGAGACCAACAGCCTGTGCTCTCAGCCAGGTGTCGT GTTCATCACAAGGAAGGGACGTGAAGTCTGTGCCAACCCTGAACACGACTGGGTCCAGAAGTACGTGACTGAGCTGGAACTGAACTGA